The following coding sequences lie in one Haematobia irritans isolate KBUSLIRL chromosome 3, ASM5000362v1, whole genome shotgun sequence genomic window:
- the LOC142230998 gene encoding uncharacterized protein LOC142230998, which produces MSEEMNSLTMTRGRLKGSITRALAFAQVPSAETTFDDVVSRLERLEEVWQAFVKLTDDLYKFKDVENFADPEADFASYEEKYLSARGKLYALKSQYAPTLNESTANSGAIAKLADQQAAFLEKLSTTSHPKENDLPRINIPFFTGTYKDWPSFKDLFESAIGSKGISNIQKFHYLKSLLKEDAARLIQHIPVTETAFQTTWTRLNDRYDRPKQIVTSFIEAFMALPSISTENAATMRKISDGANEIIRGLDAIGKDERDWWLIYLLLSKLDPESKSKWIRESRDNPLPTINDFFEFLDNRCEEVELCAKKQAHQSKHSHSGKSQGNHTKCLVSTKAKPSCLLCKCPDHSIFTCPTFLQKDINERRHFVKESALCYNCLRQGHAVSNCASKGRCKQCHRRHHSLLHLPSNEHEPTYLPGQVSESSPPESPSSSNNTASANIQWSTTANIACPISLPSLPSSSKHCTSDKEFIMPTASIYVRDRFGKFITCRALLSFITESCAQRLGLQRYPSKIIVNGISSIKAETTRGLCQIFVRSRISEQSINAKVHVLPKITTSLPGHSFENKIKNQLMDLPLADPTYNISSQIDILFGLEHIWNIFTFNKRIDSQGNTIAISTIFGWVVTCAEAEQIYNQTTTLVTTVDIDRCLRSFWELEETEHHTKADPDDIFVETHFQTTHSRASDGKYVVQLPFKNENPIFGNTLNGALSRFYAVERRLQRNPAIRDKYIGFMRDYEKLGHMRKLKPHEINVTDGRVFYLPHHPVLGEKIRVVFDGSFQDSNGISLNNNLHIGPSIQRDLFAVCLRFRFHRYVFSADIVKMFRQIWISEDHKNYQRIVWRESPLHEVQHYILCTVTYGTSCAPYLSVRVLEQLAYDYKSKFPIASKVVMEDFYVDDVITGAQTEEEIVFIRDNLVNLLAQAGLELRKWVSNCVSISDSTQDQLFFAAPEKDVKKVLGIFWRPSSDQLGYHIELNKNPVATKRQVLSDVSRIFDPMGLLSPVVIQFKILLRKLWSHKLSWDEPLPENLTRQWTTFRQDLISIQDFTLPRYILNDVTKLELHGFSDASIHAYSAAVYCRFVDDTGHTHVKLIAAKTRVAPIKQKSLPCLELCGALILSRLLKRIKEALPHKSIDIRAWCDSTIVLCWLSQPPIKLKTFEANRTSEILEILPHPDALSAFKLSSKVLVSTVNDYNPLHELVHRISKWNKLIRVVAYIFKFINATRYPHQIKSPNISFNNFKHAELILTKYAQDAFSEERTLLQSKRLVSTTSSLAKLHPFIDGSGLLRVGGRLRNSELDNASKYPIILPKCSRITKLILQNLHEKNLHPGVSALFVIARQTYWIIGARNLIRNLTHNCLKCFRQRQINTQQLMADLPSIRVRQAFPFENTGCDYAGPIILKQYSGRNAKKSKGYICLFVCLVTSAIHLELATDLSTDCFIAALKRFISRRGKCKKIFSDNGRNFLGASRELNEMHKVILSQTHNEIVSASLAEDGIQWTFIPPFAPHWGGMWESAVRSVKLHLKRVIGNTELTFEQMHTLLAQVEAVVNSRPLGTVPDTDCEYLSPAHFLIGRPYTTVPEGDLVNLTPNRLGYWQHVQNMFQGFWRRWHQEYLTSLQQRPKWNRPQPNLAVGDVVVVKEKNLPPSKFLLAKVIETYPGIDGNVRAVKLKTQCGEMTRPISTLVKLPII; this is translated from the exons ATGTCGGAAGAAATGAATTCCTTGACGATGACCAGAGGTCGCTTGAAAGGCTCAATTACTCGTGCTTTGGCGTTTGCTCAGGTTCCATCCGCAGAAACAACTTTCGATGATGTGGTTAGCCGCTTGGAGCGTTTGGAAGAGGTTTGGCAAGCGTTTGTAAAATTAACAGATGATTTATACAAATTCAaagatgtggaaaattttgcggaCCCGGAGGCTGATTTTGCAAGCTACGAAGAGAAATACCTTTCAGCGCGTGGTAAACTGTATGCTTTAAAATCACAATATGCTCCTACTTTGAATGAAAGTACAGCCAACTCGGGAGCAATAGCAAAGTTGGCAGATCAACAGGCTgcatttttggaaaaactttcaacGACTAGCCATCCTAAAGAAAATGATTTACCTCGCATAAATATTCCATTTTTTACAGGGACATACAAAGATTGGCCAAGTTTTAAAGATCTTTTTGAGAGCGCTATAGGATCAAAAGGAATATCAAATATTCAAAAGTTTCATTACCTGAAGTCGCTACTCAAAGAAGATGCCGCAAGATTAATACAACATATTCCGGTTACCGAAACTGCTTTTCAAACAACTTGGACAAGGCTCAATGATAGGTATGATCGCCCTAAGCAAATTGTTACTTCTTTCATAGAAGCATTTATGGCCCTACCATCAATATCGACGGAAAATGCTGCAACCATGAGAAAAATATCTGACGGGGCAAATGAAATAATTCGTGGTCTTGATGCTATAGGTAAAGATGAAAGAGATTGGTGGTTAATCTATTTATTGTTATCTAAACTTGATCCTGAATCAAAGAGCAAGTGGATTCGTGAGAGTCGAGATAATCCACTTCCTACCATTAACGATTTTTTTGAATTCTTAGACAATCGCTGCGAAGAGGTTGAATTGTGTGCAAAGAAACAGGCCCATCAATCCAAGCACAGTCATTCAGGCAAGTCACAAGGTAACCATACAAAATGTCTGGTGAGTACTAAAGCAAAACCCAGCTGTTTATTGTGCAAGTGTCCCGACCATTCAATCTTTACATGTCCCACATTTCTGCAAAAAGATATTAATGAGCGCCGTCACTTCGTAAAAGAATCTGCACTATGTTATAATTGTCTCAGACAGGGTCATGCGGTTTCCAACTGTGCATCAAAAGGTAGATGCAAGCAATGTCATCGAAGACATCATTCACTCCTACATCTTCCGAGTAATGAACATGAACCTACATATTTACCCGGTCAAGTTTCGGAGTCTTCACCCCCTGAATCACCGTCTTCTTCTAATAATACAGCTAGTGCCAATATTCAGTGGTCCACTACCGCTAACATTGCATGTCCCATTTCGTTACCTTCACTTCCATCTAGTAGTAAACATTGTACGTCAGACAAAGAATTTATCATGCCCACTGCTTCTATTTATGTCAGAGATCGCTTTGGAAAGTTTATAACATGTCGAGCTTTAttatcttttatcactgagagtTGTGCTCAACGTCTAGGCCTTCAAAGATATCCctcaaaaataattgtaaatggTATTTCATCAATTAAAGCCGAGACAACTCGGGGTTTATGTCAAATATTCGTACGTTCACGCATCTCTGAGCAATCGATTAACGCCAAGGTACATGTTCTGCCTAAAATAACTACATCTCTTCCTGGCCACAGCTTTGAAAATAAGATCAAAAATCAACTTATGGATTTGCCTCTTGCTGACCCCACATACAACATTTCGTCAcagattgatattttatttggcCTAGAACATATTTGGAACATTTTCACATTCAACAAACGTATTGATTCACAGGGAAATACTATtgcaatttcaacaatttttggatgggttgTAACTTGTGCTGAGGCAGAGCAAATTTACAACCAAACTACTACACTTGTTACCACCGTGGATATTGATCGTTGCCTTCGAAGCTTTTGGGAACTAGAAGAAACTGAACACCATACTAAAGCCGATCCAGATGACATTTTTGTAGAGACGCACTTTCAAACCACTCACTCGCGTGCAAGTGATGGTAAGTACGTAGTTCAGTTGccttttaaaaatgaaaacccAATATTTGGAAATACACTAAATGGTGCGCTATCTCGATTCTATGCTGTCGAAAGAAGGCTTCAACGAAATCCAGCAATTCGAGATAAGTATATTGGTTTTATGCGAGATTATGAAAAATTGGGACATATGCGTAAACTCAAACCTCATGAGATTAATGTTACTGATGGTAGAGTTTTTTATCTACCCCATCATCCAGTCTTGGGAGAAAAAATTAGAGTCGTATTTGATGGCTCATTTCAAGATTCCAACGGTATATCGCTTAATAATAACTTGCACATTGGGCCAAGTATACAACGGGACTTATTTGCTGTTTGTTTGAGATTTCGTTTCCACAGGTATGTTTTCTCAGCcgacatagtaaaaatgttcagACAAATATGGATATCTGAAGATCACAAAAATTATCAACGAATTGTATGGAGAGAGTCGCCGTTACACGAGGTACAACATTACATTTTATGCACGGTTACATATGGCACATCTTGTGCGCCATATCTTTCAGTACGAGTGTTGGAGCAGTTAGCCTATGATTATAAATCCAAGTTCCCCATTGCATCGAAGGTGGTAATGGAGGACTTTTATGTAGATGATGTTATTACCGGGGCACAAACGGAAGAAGAAATCGTTTTCATACGTGACAATTTGGTAAATCTACTAGCCCAAGCAGGCCTGGAACTAAGGAAATGGGTTTCAAATTGCGTGAGTATATCAGATAGTACACAAGATCAATTGTTTTTTGCAGCTCCCGAAAAGGATGTAAAAAAGGTGCTCGGTATTTTTTGGAGACCATCGTCAGATCAACTGGGGTATCATATAGAACTCAACAAAAATCCAGTCGCAACAAAAAGGCAGGTACTATCTGATGTATCACGTATATTTGATCCCATGGGTTTATTATCTCCTGTggtaatacaatttaaaattctacTAAGGAAACTATGGTCACACAAGCTATCGTGGGATGAACCACTTCCTGAAAATCTTACACGTCAATGGACTACATTTcgacaagatttaatttctattcaaGATTTTACACTTCCACGATACATTTTGAATGATGTTACAAAATTGGAGCTGCATGGTTTCTCGGATGCTTCCATACACGCATACTCTGCCGCAGTTTATTGTCGATTCGTAGACGACACTGGTCATACTCATGTCAAACTCATTGCTGCTAAAACAAGGGTAGCTCCCATCAAACAAAAATCGTTGCCGTGTCTTGAATTATGCGGAGCTCTTATTTTATCTCGTCTACTCAAAAGAATAAAAGAAGCCTTGCCACACAAATCAATTGATATACGAGCTTGGTGTGATTCAACAATTGTTTTGTGTTGGCTATCTCAACCACCCATTAAGTTAAAGACATTCGAAGCCAACAGAACAtcagaaatattggaaatattgccTC ATCCTGACGCCCTTTCTGCCTTTAAACTTTCTTCAAAAGTTCTGGTCTCAACAGTGAATGACTATAATCCACTACATGAATTGGTACACCGCATTTCGAAATGGAATAAACTCATACGTGTCGTAGCCTACATCTTCAAGTTCATCAATGCCACTAGATATCCACACCAAATAAAATCGCCGAATATTTCGTTCAACAACTTTAAACACGCCGAACTGATTCTGACAAAGTATGCCCAAGATGCATTTAGCGAAGAGCGCACGCTATTACAGAGTAAACGCCTAGTAAGTACAACATCTTCATTAGCAAAACTACATCCCTTCATAGACGGCAGCGGCTTGTTACGGGTAGGTGGGCGCCTACGTAACTCAGAACTAGACAATGCTTCAAAATATCCAATAATCTTGCCAAAATGTAGCCGAATAACCAAATTGATTTTACAAAACCTTCATGAGAAAAATCTGCATCCCGGAGTATCGGCCTTATTTGTTATTGCCCGTCAAACCTATTGGATTATTGGTGCAAGAAATCTGATTCGAAATCTGACTCATAATTGCCTCAAATGTTTTCGACAACGACAAATTAATACACAACAGTTAATGGCAGATTTACCATCCATCCGGGTACGTCAAGCGTTTCCCTTTGAAAACACTGGTTGCGACTATGCAGGCCcaataattttaaaacaatactCAGGACGAAATGCAAAGAAATCTAAAGGGTATATCTGTTTATTTGTATGCCTAGTCACCTCCGCCATACATTTGGAACTCGCCACTGATTTAAGCACCGATTGTTTTATTGCCGCTTTAAAAAGATTTATATCGAGAAgaggaaaatgtaaaaaaatctttagtgacaatggaagaaattttcttgGGGCATCTCGAGAATTAAACGAGATGCACAAAGTAATTTTGTCGCAAACTCATAACGAAATTGTCTCCGCATCTTTAGCCGAAGACGGTATACAATGGACGTTTATTCCTCCATTTGCACCCCACTGGGGTGGAATGTGGGAGTCGGCGGTTCGATCGGTTAAGTTGCATCTTAAACGAGTTATTGGAAATACAGAATTAACATTCGAGCAGATGCACACTCTATTGGCTCAGGTGGAAGCCGTAGTTAATTCAAGACCCCTAGGCACTGTTCCAGATACAGATTGCGAATACCTTTCGCCGGCTCATTTTCTTATTGGCAGGCCTTATACAACTGTTCCCGAAGGAGATCTGGTCAACCTCACACCAAACAGACTTGGATATTGGCAGCATGtacaaaatatgtttcaagGTTTCTGGCGACGTTGGCATCAAGAATATTTAACTTCTCTGCAACAGCGACCAAAATGGAATAGACCTCAACCAAATCTAGCAGTTGGAGATGTTGTTGTAGTCAAAGAAAAGAATTTACCTCCCTCCAAATTTCTACTGGCAAAAGTGATCGAAACATATCCCGGTATAGATGGCAATGTAAGAGCTGTAAAACTTAAAACGCAATGCGGAGAAATGACACGTCCTATTTCTACCTTGGTAAAACTTCCCATAATCTGA